In Candidatus Dependentiae bacterium, a single genomic region encodes these proteins:
- a CDS encoding SIS domain-containing protein, protein MFNELMLWTKKLNDGYELAADFHKLYVNVLPRAPKKIVFVGMGGSGIAGRIFKTFFDQRSEIPVHVVAGPTMPSYVDSQTLAIVISYSGNTWETLDVLKLLSDRHVPLFVLAHGGRAAEIAQLRNIPFTLIPESSTPRSALGIILGFLCCLFEEMNLLPGKQIFDAFYKHASTYLSKFSNESFFEDFINKAKGYDSFHIWGIEGYTDAVAYRSQTQFNENSKVAAVFGSFPEVCHNLIVGFTQFAQKPLVMLCETSFLPAHLDIALDAASELLYEKGVVLYKSPILGDTFEEQLFNIILWSDFASCYLAQERGVQARPNLFIDELKEKQKQKGIK, encoded by the coding sequence ATGTTTAATGAATTAATGCTTTGGACAAAAAAATTAAATGATGGATATGAGCTTGCAGCTGATTTCCATAAATTGTATGTAAACGTTCTACCCAGAGCCCCAAAGAAAATTGTGTTCGTTGGTATGGGTGGCTCCGGTATTGCAGGCAGAATTTTTAAAACTTTTTTTGATCAGCGCTCAGAAATTCCTGTGCATGTTGTTGCTGGTCCAACAATGCCAAGCTATGTTGATTCGCAAACGCTTGCCATTGTTATTTCCTACTCTGGGAACACCTGGGAAACACTCGATGTTCTCAAGCTACTTTCTGATCGGCATGTTCCTTTATTTGTTCTTGCGCATGGCGGAAGAGCGGCTGAAATTGCTCAGTTGCGCAATATTCCCTTTACCCTCATTCCTGAGTCATCAACTCCACGTTCGGCGCTTGGAATAATTTTAGGCTTTTTATGCTGCCTTTTTGAAGAAATGAATCTTCTTCCCGGTAAGCAAATTTTTGATGCTTTCTATAAACACGCTAGTACCTATTTATCAAAATTCTCAAATGAATCATTTTTTGAAGACTTTATTAATAAGGCCAAAGGGTATGATAGCTTTCATATATGGGGTATTGAGGGGTATACCGATGCGGTTGCCTACAGATCCCAAACCCAGTTTAATGAAAATAGTAAAGTGGCGGCCGTTTTTGGCTCCTTTCCTGAAGTTTGTCATAACCTGATTGTGGGGTTTACTCAATTTGCTCAAAAGCCTCTGGTGATGCTGTGTGAGACCAGTTTTCTGCCTGCTCACCTTGATATTGCTCTAGATGCCGCAAGTGAATTACTCTATGAAAAGGGGGTTGTCCTTTACAAATCGCCTATTTTGGGTGATACTTTTGAGGAGCAACTTTTTAATATTATTTTATGGTCTGACTTTGCTTCGTGCTATCTTGCCCAAGAACGGGGGGTTCAAGCTCGACCGAATCTCTTTATTGATGAGTTAAAAGAGAAGCAGAAGCAAAAAGGTATCAAGTAG
- the rpmE gene encoding 50S ribosomal protein L31 encodes MKSEIHPQIHAISVRCVCGSAFDSISTDEKISVDICSQCHPYYTGQQKFIDTAGRIEKFQKRFTKK; translated from the coding sequence ATGAAGAGCGAAATTCATCCACAAATACATGCAATCAGTGTTCGTTGCGTATGCGGCAGCGCCTTTGATTCAATATCAACAGATGAAAAAATTTCAGTTGATATCTGTTCCCAATGCCATCCCTATTATACAGGGCAGCAGAAGTTTATCGACACTGCTGGTCGTATTGAGAAATTTCAAAAGCGCTTTACCAAGAAATAA
- a CDS encoding MFS transporter yields MPASSSHLSNNPSMITLILLTSFAAAGAMLLTPALPMMAQSLAITAEHVQLVVSVYLAGYALGMLPYGPFANRFGRKPTLYLGLVLAIIGALISVVAGCFQLFGLLVFGRLVTAVGASVGLKIAYTMVGDLYSGAHATRKIATLMLGFPVASAIAMTVGGFLTQHVGWYGSLYALVVYGIFLLVLSTRLPETTSELDLDALRIKHIYRGYAREIFHMPMILSSLQVGMTCSILYVFAAKAPFLAINVLGLRPDVYGSLSFLAALGQATGLSLSIYFAYRLHQLQAMFVGLCALITAIILFILGFWLFGFSLVTFFLPVPLMFMGNSLVTSNATSYALSASHKRSYASALVNSLGLCIASGGVCFSNTLNFQNHWMVPLFFGAAALLALLWWGVLYRTQQKN; encoded by the coding sequence ATGCCCGCCTCTTCTTCTCATTTATCGAATAATCCATCAATGATTACGCTTATTCTTTTGACCTCATTTGCAGCAGCAGGAGCTATGCTTTTAACTCCAGCACTGCCCATGATGGCCCAATCACTTGCTATAACCGCAGAGCATGTGCAGCTTGTTGTGAGCGTTTACTTGGCCGGTTATGCCCTTGGTATGCTTCCCTATGGGCCCTTTGCTAACAGGTTTGGCCGAAAACCAACGCTCTATTTGGGACTAGTTTTGGCAATTATTGGCGCCTTGATAAGTGTTGTTGCAGGCTGTTTTCAGTTATTTGGTTTGCTTGTATTTGGGCGATTAGTTACTGCTGTTGGAGCATCAGTTGGGCTTAAAATTGCTTACACCATGGTTGGCGATTTGTATTCCGGTGCGCATGCAACACGCAAGATTGCAACGCTCATGCTTGGCTTTCCTGTTGCTTCTGCAATTGCCATGACGGTTGGCGGTTTTTTAACACAGCATGTTGGGTGGTATGGTTCGTTGTATGCATTGGTTGTATATGGCATTTTTTTACTTGTTTTGAGTACTCGTTTGCCTGAAACAACCTCAGAGTTGGACCTTGATGCATTGCGCATAAAACATATTTATCGTGGCTATGCTCGAGAAATTTTTCATATGCCCATGATTTTGAGCTCACTTCAGGTAGGAATGACTTGTTCAATTTTATATGTCTTTGCAGCAAAAGCGCCATTCTTAGCAATTAATGTTCTTGGACTTCGTCCCGATGTGTATGGCTCATTGAGCTTTTTAGCCGCGCTTGGTCAAGCAACAGGGTTATCGCTGAGTATCTATTTTGCCTACCGGCTGCATCAGCTTCAGGCCATGTTTGTTGGATTATGTGCTCTGATTACCGCAATCATTTTATTTATTCTGGGCTTCTGGCTTTTCGGTTTTTCGCTAGTGACCTTTTTTCTCCCAGTACCACTGATGTTTATGGGTAATTCATTGGTGACATCAAATGCAACGTCGTATGCGCTATCGGCTTCTCATAAACGGTCGTATGCATCAGCACTGGTTAATTCACTGGGATTATGTATTGCCTCTGGTGGTGTTTGTTTTTCTAATACTTTAAATTTTCAAAACCATTGGATGGTCCCCCTGTTTTTTGGGGCAGCAGCTCTTCTTGCTTTGCTGTGGTGGGGTGTTTTGTATAGAACACAACAAAAAAATTAA
- a CDS encoding ABC transporter ATP-binding protein/permease translates to MTSLFFSFFSLILQDKKLIIKTGISFFLTILGSLLTMSLPLVLSEIVRQLSTPKTDVSLLSLVLLVGYGLLWIATQALGQIRSLIMVHVTESTIAQISLRVFEHLHALSLRFHLDRKTGALFTALDRAQTGCETVMWSFLFFLLPVCFEFACTMLILFYYYGLLHCLGLLILFALFVVINYFMMSKINTAQATYNEKRGQAGATMLDSLINIETSKYFANQHADYQQCKALFEEQKQAGILRQVIETWLSLSQVFIIGSAFVIVTFITGKRVLNGSSSLAEFVLINGYFLQFIMPLQHVVYAFGQVRKGLQDVVQIHDLLQEEPEIKDAPDAKVLSPKEVEIIFKNVSFGYSAERPILKNISFTVAPGKTVALVGPSGSGKSTIIKLLFRLFDVNDGAILINGQDIRNVAQDSIKNLISIVPQDVVLFNNTIRYNIAYGNIAATQQEIEQAAQQAQIDQLIQKLPSGYDTLVGERGLKLSGGEKQRVGIARALLKKPLINVFDEATSSLDSYTEHEIQKNILALSFDVTTLIVAHRLSTVSHADEILVLDQGEIVEHGTHDELLSSCGLYQKLWQEQMINFC, encoded by the coding sequence ATGACATCGCTTTTCTTCTCTTTTTTCTCACTTATCTTACAAGACAAAAAGCTCATCATAAAAACTGGCATATCATTTTTTTTAACAATTTTAGGATCACTATTAACCATGAGCTTGCCGCTTGTTTTAAGCGAAATAGTTCGCCAGTTATCTACTCCAAAAACAGATGTTTCTTTATTGTCGCTTGTTTTGCTTGTAGGATACGGATTGCTCTGGATTGCAACACAAGCACTTGGACAAATTCGATCGCTTATCATGGTGCATGTTACAGAAAGCACTATTGCTCAGATTAGTTTACGAGTTTTTGAACATCTGCATGCATTATCGCTTCGTTTTCATTTAGACCGCAAAACAGGAGCGCTTTTCACCGCTCTTGATCGTGCACAGACTGGTTGTGAAACGGTTATGTGGAGCTTTCTATTTTTTTTGTTGCCAGTCTGTTTTGAATTTGCCTGCACGATGCTGATCTTATTTTACTATTATGGATTGCTGCATTGCTTAGGGCTACTCATACTTTTTGCACTGTTTGTCGTAATAAACTATTTCATGATGAGTAAGATTAATACGGCTCAAGCAACCTATAATGAAAAGCGAGGACAAGCTGGAGCTACCATGCTTGACAGCCTCATTAATATTGAAACAAGCAAGTACTTTGCAAACCAGCACGCCGACTATCAACAATGCAAAGCATTATTTGAAGAGCAAAAACAGGCGGGTATCCTACGGCAAGTAATCGAAACATGGTTAAGTCTCTCTCAGGTTTTTATCATTGGTTCAGCATTTGTAATCGTTACGTTTATAACTGGAAAACGAGTATTAAATGGTAGTAGTTCGCTTGCTGAGTTTGTTTTAATTAATGGGTATTTTTTGCAATTTATTATGCCACTCCAACACGTTGTATATGCATTTGGACAGGTACGCAAGGGGCTGCAAGATGTTGTACAGATTCATGATCTTCTGCAAGAAGAACCAGAGATAAAAGATGCTCCTGATGCCAAAGTTTTGTCACCAAAAGAAGTTGAAATTATTTTTAAGAATGTCTCATTTGGCTACTCAGCAGAACGGCCGATTCTAAAAAATATATCGTTTACGGTTGCACCAGGTAAAACAGTTGCATTAGTTGGCCCCTCTGGATCAGGTAAGTCGACCATTATAAAATTGCTTTTTAGGCTTTTTGACGTGAACGATGGAGCTATTCTTATAAATGGACAAGACATTCGAAATGTTGCTCAAGATTCGATCAAAAATTTAATCTCCATTGTTCCACAGGATGTAGTGCTCTTTAATAATACGATTAGGTACAATATAGCGTATGGCAATATAGCAGCAACGCAGCAAGAAATTGAACAAGCCGCACAACAAGCACAAATCGATCAACTTATACAAAAATTGCCAAGCGGTTACGACACACTCGTAGGAGAGCGGGGTCTCAAATTATCTGGAGGTGAAAAGCAACGTGTTGGCATTGCTCGAGCTTTGCTGAAAAAACCATTAATTAATGTCTTTGATGAAGCTACCTCTTCACTTGATAGTTACACCGAGCATGAAATTCAAAAAAATATCTTAGCTCTCTCTTTTGATGTTACAACACTTATTGTCGCTCATCGATTATCGACCGTAAGTCACGCAGATGAGATTCTCGTTCTTGACCAAGGAGAGATTGTCGAGCATGGAACGCATGACGAGTTGCTCAGTAGTTGTGGTTTGTATCAAAAACTTTGGCAAGAGCAAATGATCAATTTTTGCTGA
- a CDS encoding lasso peptide biosynthesis B2 protein — translation MKKIFFELSKSVYAAQTDSGIIVLDAQKDKYISIAGTSATFLKTVVEQAITIQDNFFSCDVHADQQESFNQDIHYFLEKKIIKKRDTSCAVRSIKKALEPGGLADYQWDRKEKFVESTQASWFLTFKFLYLVFRVDCALRRNGIVGILKKIEVYKKKHAIYQDLMLQDIQTLSNALDRACSIYPKKIFCLAWASAFTLMALKMGYKCNLVIGVQSPPFYAHAWAQVGDLVINDDSIIKSRLAIILATPFSNE, via the coding sequence ATGAAAAAAATTTTTTTTGAATTATCAAAATCAGTGTACGCAGCTCAAACTGATAGTGGAATTATTGTGCTTGATGCACAAAAAGATAAATATATCAGTATAGCGGGAACATCGGCAACTTTTCTTAAAACAGTGGTTGAGCAAGCAATTACCATCCAAGATAATTTTTTTTCTTGTGACGTGCATGCCGATCAGCAAGAATCATTCAATCAAGATATTCATTATTTTCTAGAAAAAAAAATCATTAAAAAACGAGATACATCTTGCGCTGTGCGCTCTATTAAAAAAGCACTCGAGCCTGGCGGCCTTGCAGATTATCAATGGGATAGAAAAGAAAAATTTGTAGAATCAACTCAAGCTTCGTGGTTTCTTACATTTAAATTTTTGTATCTCGTTTTTCGCGTTGATTGTGCTTTACGTCGAAACGGGATTGTCGGTATTTTAAAAAAAATTGAAGTCTACAAAAAAAAGCATGCAATATATCAAGACTTGATGCTTCAGGATATACAAACACTCTCAAACGCACTTGATAGAGCGTGCAGTATCTATCCGAAAAAAATTTTCTGTCTTGCCTGGGCTTCGGCGTTTACGCTCATGGCGCTTAAAATGGGCTATAAATGCAATTTAGTAATTGGCGTTCAGTCACCACCTTTTTATGCACATGCATGGGCGCAAGTTGGTGATTTAGTCATTAATGATGATTCAATCATAAAATCGCGTCTTGCAATTATCTTAGCAACCCCTTTTAGCAACGAATAA
- a CDS encoding methyltransferase domain-containing protein, with product MNRQIFFTFFIVSLVTTPLFGMQSSWDAEQYDRGSDGQFNHGLKLLEQAGLDTESEISILDIGCGTCRLAAYMAKIFHKGSVVAIDNDKGMIEKSNQKQTASPLPNLTIELKDARNLDYQEQFDAAISVHCIHWFDNLEQLEAFLSGVYASLKPGGKLLAVFNIDHTESYPIPVLKGAREITELPQWKKYYEGKKVLANSIPIEQYQESLAHAGFLGKVFIQNSGTVKLTPEMRMATIFAIPLGQAIPQERREEFSRDVLAKLEEHGTKNPDGTYNQGLDCGIIIAQKPLR from the coding sequence ATGAACCGTCAGATATTTTTTACATTTTTCATCGTATCACTTGTTACAACACCATTATTTGGCATGCAATCAAGCTGGGATGCAGAGCAATACGACCGAGGTTCTGATGGACAATTTAACCACGGCCTAAAACTTCTTGAGCAAGCAGGCCTTGATACGGAGAGTGAAATATCAATACTTGATATAGGATGCGGAACCTGCAGACTTGCAGCGTACATGGCAAAAATTTTTCACAAGGGATCAGTTGTTGCTATAGACAACGATAAAGGCATGATTGAAAAATCAAATCAAAAGCAAACAGCAAGTCCACTCCCAAACCTTACTATTGAACTCAAAGATGCTCGCAATCTTGATTACCAAGAACAATTCGATGCCGCAATATCAGTACATTGCATTCACTGGTTTGACAATCTAGAGCAACTAGAAGCATTCTTAAGCGGCGTATACGCAAGCTTAAAACCAGGCGGCAAACTTCTTGCAGTATTTAACATCGATCACACAGAATCATACCCAATTCCTGTGCTCAAAGGTGCACGCGAAATAACAGAATTGCCACAATGGAAGAAGTACTATGAAGGGAAGAAAGTTTTAGCTAACAGCATTCCTATTGAACAATATCAAGAAAGCCTTGCTCACGCAGGCTTCTTGGGAAAAGTTTTTATCCAAAATTCTGGCACAGTGAAATTAACCCCTGAAATGCGCATGGCAACCATTTTTGCAATTCCTTTAGGACAAGCAATTCCACAAGAACGCAGAGAAGAATTTTCACGCGACGTTCTTGCAAAGCTTGAAGAGCACGGAACAAAAAACCCTGACGGAACCTATAATCAGGGTCTTGATTGTGGAATCATAATCGCTCAAAAACCACTTAGATAA
- the prfA gene encoding peptide chain release factor 1: MLDWILLQKEYDELIAKLVDPALEQRQRATFQKQASQYGHVLEAHKQIVAAQNEFDSNKKQIEQESGEMRQLYEEENQQLELKIKKLNRELEDLLYPADDRDERSVFIEIRAGAGGQEAALFAADLYRMYQNYALSKNWEVSVVDCSTTDLGGFKELIMHIKGKRGFKHFKFESGVHRVQRVPKTETAGRVHTSTVTVAVMPEVDDVDVQINPSDLRIDTYRSSGAGGQHVNTTDSAIRITHIPTGVVVTCQDERSQTKNKAKAMKVLQARIYEAERAKHEAQESAARKQQVGTGERSEKIRTYNFPQNRVSDHRTEVTLKKLDLVMEGDLEDLIEPLFEWDIQQRRSRGSLFIGQTGSK; the protein is encoded by the coding sequence ATGTTGGATTGGATACTTCTTCAAAAAGAATATGATGAGCTCATTGCAAAGCTTGTAGACCCTGCATTGGAGCAACGACAACGCGCTACTTTTCAGAAACAGGCGTCACAATATGGGCATGTCCTTGAAGCTCACAAGCAAATTGTTGCTGCTCAAAATGAGTTTGATAGTAACAAGAAGCAGATTGAACAAGAATCTGGTGAGATGCGACAATTGTATGAAGAAGAAAATCAACAACTTGAGTTAAAAATCAAAAAGCTCAATCGAGAACTCGAAGATCTTTTGTACCCAGCTGATGATCGAGATGAACGTTCAGTTTTTATCGAAATTCGCGCTGGAGCTGGTGGACAAGAAGCGGCTTTGTTTGCAGCCGATTTGTATCGCATGTACCAAAACTATGCACTCTCCAAAAATTGGGAAGTTTCAGTTGTTGACTGTAGTACAACCGATCTTGGTGGTTTTAAAGAACTCATCATGCATATCAAGGGTAAGCGCGGCTTTAAGCATTTCAAATTTGAATCAGGTGTACATCGTGTTCAGCGTGTTCCAAAAACCGAAACCGCTGGTCGTGTCCATACTTCAACCGTTACCGTTGCAGTAATGCCTGAAGTTGATGACGTTGATGTGCAAATTAATCCAAGTGATTTGCGTATTGATACCTACCGCTCCAGTGGAGCTGGTGGACAGCACGTTAATACTACCGACTCTGCAATCCGTATCACTCACATTCCAACGGGTGTTGTGGTGACCTGCCAAGACGAGCGGTCACAAACAAAAAACAAAGCTAAGGCTATGAAGGTCTTGCAGGCCCGTATTTATGAAGCTGAACGTGCAAAGCATGAAGCGCAAGAAAGTGCTGCACGTAAGCAACAGGTTGGCACTGGCGAACGATCAGAAAAAATTCGAACTTATAACTTCCCCCAAAACCGTGTTTCCGACCATCGTACCGAAGTGACCCTCAAAAAGCTTGACTTGGTGATGGAAGGTGATCTTGAAGATCTTATTGAACCACTCTTTGAGTGGGATATTCAGCAACGACGATCACGCGGTTCGCTGTTTATTGGCCAGACTGGCAGTAAGTAA
- a CDS encoding ATP-binding protein, with the protein MKRLIDYYLNSWKSDPYRMPLLLRGARQVGKTFSVRKLGESFPKFVEINLEETPEARIIFEKNLDPDRMIAELSVITQKNIIPGSTLLFIDEIQVVPRAITALRYFYEKMPELHVVAAGSLLDFAIEQVGIPVGRVQSLYMFPLSFVEFLAALNHTVLLKEIIHHNPEQEMSTVVHDKALALVGDYLALGGMPQVVARWQASKEPLNCAKVHATILDSYRQDFEKYAKRLQIKYVESVFKHIPVQLGRKFKYTTVEGDYRKRELAPALDLLVAAGVVHKVFHSSGQGIPLGAQADPQDYKVIFLDIALAQTLLDLDISGWFLDPLAQFVNKGSLVEALVGQEMLAYESPHAKKNIYYWHRESRGSEAEIDYLIQLNNEIIPLEVKSGSGKTLKSLQLFLESHMSTEYGIRISTNNYSEYQKIKSLPLYAVAQVMSKKNKNLLNAIMLLIES; encoded by the coding sequence ATGAAGCGACTGATCGATTATTACTTGAATTCTTGGAAGAGTGATCCTTACCGAATGCCCCTCCTACTCAGAGGTGCACGCCAGGTTGGCAAAACATTTTCGGTACGCAAGTTAGGTGAATCATTCCCAAAATTTGTTGAAATCAATCTAGAAGAAACACCTGAAGCGCGTATCATTTTTGAAAAAAATCTTGACCCCGATCGTATGATCGCTGAACTTTCTGTCATTACTCAAAAAAATATTATTCCGGGTTCAACGCTTTTGTTTATTGATGAAATACAAGTGGTTCCACGAGCAATTACTGCTCTGCGATATTTCTATGAAAAAATGCCAGAGCTTCACGTTGTTGCAGCAGGATCGTTGTTAGATTTTGCAATTGAACAAGTTGGAATTCCTGTTGGCAGAGTACAATCTCTCTACATGTTTCCGCTCTCGTTTGTAGAATTTCTAGCAGCACTCAACCACACGGTTTTGCTTAAAGAAATTATTCATCATAATCCAGAACAAGAAATGAGTACTGTTGTTCATGACAAAGCTCTTGCGCTTGTGGGCGATTACCTTGCGCTTGGAGGCATGCCACAAGTAGTAGCTCGTTGGCAGGCATCAAAAGAGCCTTTAAACTGCGCAAAGGTTCATGCGACAATTCTAGACAGCTATCGTCAAGATTTTGAAAAATATGCTAAACGATTGCAAATCAAATATGTTGAATCGGTATTCAAACATATACCGGTACAACTGGGGAGAAAATTTAAATACACAACCGTCGAAGGTGATTACCGAAAGCGAGAACTTGCACCAGCGCTTGACCTTCTTGTAGCAGCAGGAGTTGTGCACAAAGTTTTCCATTCATCAGGACAAGGAATTCCTCTTGGAGCACAAGCAGACCCTCAAGATTACAAGGTTATTTTTCTTGATATTGCACTTGCGCAAACACTTCTTGACCTCGACATTTCGGGATGGTTTTTAGATCCGCTTGCACAATTTGTTAATAAAGGTTCTCTTGTAGAAGCATTGGTAGGTCAAGAAATGCTTGCTTATGAAAGTCCTCATGCCAAAAAAAATATTTATTACTGGCATAGGGAATCGCGTGGAAGTGAAGCTGAGATTGATTATTTGATACAACTTAATAATGAAATTATCCCCCTTGAAGTAAAAAGTGGATCGGGCAAAACCCTGAAAAGTCTTCAATTATTCCTTGAAAGCCATATGTCGACGGAGTACGGCATACGCATTTCAACGAACAACTATTCTGAGTACCAAAAAATAAAATCATTACCTTTGTATGCTGTTGCACAGGTTATGAGCAAAAAGAATAAAAATCTTCTGAATGCCATAATGCTGCTGATTGAATCGTGA
- a CDS encoding NupC/NupG family nucleoside CNT transporter: MFGIVEYLMTDNRYMSLVGIVAILGIAFLFSRNRNRIRPRQILTALAMQFGIAFFILKTSIGASMFMGIAHGFESLYRFADQGCAFVFGNLANLEGPWGFVFAIKVVPIIIFFGALMALMYHLGVVQLFVKGLAFAIRPLLGTSGAETLSVAANSMLGQTEAPLLIKNYLARMTQSEMLTVMVSGMAHLSGSILAVYGLMGVPIVHLLSASIMAIPGAILIAKILMPEVETPETLAGNKIDMKPATKNVLDALSSGTSDGLRLAVNVAAMLIAFISLMAMASAILEFCTGFTLSAVFGKLFYGVAYLIGIPGVDCQAAGVLLGEKLVINEFVAYTHFIASNLTPRSIAILTYALAGFSNFSCIGIQIGGIGAICPEKRELLTRLGLMALLGGTLANLLNASIAGLFI, encoded by the coding sequence ATGTTTGGTATCGTTGAATACTTAATGACCGATAATCGATATATGAGTTTGGTGGGTATAGTTGCTATTTTGGGAATTGCGTTTTTATTTTCACGCAATCGTAATCGCATTCGTCCACGACAAATTTTGACCGCACTTGCAATGCAGTTTGGTATTGCATTTTTCATTCTCAAAACATCGATTGGAGCATCAATGTTTATGGGCATAGCTCATGGCTTTGAATCGCTCTACCGCTTTGCAGATCAAGGCTGTGCCTTTGTTTTTGGTAACCTTGCAAATTTAGAAGGTCCATGGGGCTTTGTTTTTGCCATCAAGGTTGTCCCAATCATTATTTTCTTTGGTGCACTCATGGCACTTATGTATCACCTTGGTGTTGTACAGCTTTTTGTTAAAGGATTAGCGTTTGCAATTCGCCCACTCCTTGGAACTTCTGGTGCAGAGACGTTGTCAGTCGCTGCAAACAGTATGCTTGGACAAACTGAGGCTCCACTCCTAATCAAAAATTATCTTGCACGCATGACGCAGTCTGAAATGCTTACCGTCATGGTGAGTGGTATGGCGCACTTGAGCGGCTCAATTCTTGCCGTTTATGGCTTGATGGGTGTTCCTATTGTACATCTTCTTTCAGCAAGCATTATGGCAATTCCTGGTGCAATCTTGATTGCAAAAATCCTCATGCCTGAAGTTGAAACGCCTGAAACACTCGCCGGTAATAAAATTGATATGAAGCCTGCAACTAAAAACGTACTTGATGCACTTTCGTCTGGCACCTCCGATGGATTGCGTTTAGCTGTTAACGTTGCTGCAATGCTTATTGCATTCATTAGTTTAATGGCAATGGCAAGTGCAATACTTGAATTCTGTACCGGCTTTACCTTAAGTGCTGTGTTTGGAAAGCTATTTTACGGTGTTGCTTACTTAATCGGTATTCCTGGTGTTGATTGCCAAGCTGCTGGCGTATTGCTTGGTGAAAAGCTTGTGATTAATGAATTTGTTGCATATACACATTTCATAGCATCAAATTTAACACCTCGATCAATTGCTATTTTGACCTATGCGCTTGCAGGATTTTCAAATTTCTCATGCATTGGAATTCAGATTGGTGGTATCGGTGCTATTTGCCCAGAAAAACGTGAGCTGTTGACACGACTTGGTTTGATGGCGCTGCTTGGTGGTACGCTTGCTAACTTACTCAATGCATCAATTGCAGGTTTATTTATTTAA
- a CDS encoding ankyrin repeat domain-containing protein, translating into MKLLKNLFVLTIACIFLSVSLNGVLQNEESDYDKYRVIKYGLEVENPGQNVIYSIIQLGNPIDVCEVMELFFRVGNETERNQIVNYLSTKGAFIDGNGRPVLHVAASLSSQAQAYRIIKFLLQVFGSQYVNQQDSAGQTPLHIAAFAGHEQVIKCLLENGADETISTHKGKLAFELAHDAGHKVIRDYLSSLYQELVIKKNSGFSYNITDLKNRTICYSNL; encoded by the coding sequence ATGAAGTTACTAAAAAATCTTTTTGTTTTGACCATTGCATGTATTTTCTTGTCTGTTTCTCTGAATGGAGTATTACAAAACGAAGAATCAGATTACGATAAATATCGTGTCATAAAATATGGGCTTGAGGTTGAAAACCCCGGTCAAAATGTCATCTATTCGATTATCCAGTTAGGTAATCCCATTGATGTCTGCGAAGTCATGGAATTGTTCTTTCGAGTAGGAAATGAAACAGAGCGGAATCAGATAGTAAACTATCTCTCAACCAAAGGTGCTTTTATAGATGGTAATGGGAGGCCTGTGCTTCATGTCGCTGCGTCGCTATCTAGTCAAGCTCAAGCATATCGAATTATCAAATTTTTGCTTCAAGTCTTTGGTTCTCAGTATGTTAATCAACAAGATAGCGCAGGTCAGACGCCGCTACATATTGCAGCTTTTGCTGGGCATGAACAAGTAATAAAATGTTTGTTGGAAAATGGTGCTGATGAAACTATTTCAACTCACAAGGGCAAGCTTGCTTTTGAACTTGCTCATGATGCTGGCCATAAGGTAATTAGGGATTATTTATCAAGCTTATATCAGGAGCTCGTGATAAAAAAAAATTCAGGCTTCTCATATAACATAACTGATTTGAAAAACCGAACGATTTGTTATTCTAATCTATAA